The segment ACGCTCAAGAACATCGGGCCCGGCACCCTGAACGTTTTCGGGAGCGCGGCGCTGTCCAAGACCCACCCGAACCAGAACACCGTGGTGTTCGGCGGCATCGACACCGGCGCCGGGCTGCTCCACTCGGGGGACAAGGAGTCCACGACGGGGAACGCGTTCTACGTGGGCGCCCGGTACGATTTCAAGCCCACGCGCACCAAGATCGGGGCGGAGTACAACTACGGATCGAAGGACTGGATCACCTTCACTCCCGCGGCGGACGACATCTGGACGAGCAAGCTGGGCACCCGGGGCAGCGTCTACGAGGTGTACCTGATCCAGGAGATCAACGCGGCGCCGGTCTCCTCCTATATCGCCAAGACGTTCTTCCGGTTCGGGTACCAGTATTACGATTTCCAGTACACGGGGAGCAACAACTGGGTCGGCGCGCCGGTGAAGATCGCGGATCTTGCGGCGAGCCCCATGAACGCACAGATGCTGACTCCCATGGAGAGCGCACAGGACATCTACGCCACGTTCGAGGTGAAATTCTGAGACAAGGGAGAGCATCATGAAACGGTTCGCGGTCGTATTCCTGCTGTTCGCGGTCGCCCTCGCGGCGGCGGTTTTCTCTCCATCTTCCGCATCGGCGGACGAGATCAAGATGATCGGTGTGATCACGAAGATCGACATCTCCGGTCCCGACGCTACCACCGCCGCCGCCACGCTCAAGGACAACAAGACCGGGGATCCCGTCACGGTGATCGTCAGCGACGAATTGACGCTGGACAAGTGCAAGGATCACAGGATCGTCGTTGGTGACGAGATCCGGCTGAAGTACGAGGTCAAGGACGGGAAGAATATCAGCAAGTATTTCCGCAAGACGGCCGGCTGCTGACATCGGATCGCCCGGGGAAACCCCGGGCGATCGCCGCAAGGGGGAGGGAAGCGTGAAGCGTTACCTGATCGTGTTGTCCCTGTTGGTGGTCGCCGGTACCGCCGCACAGGCGAAGGAACACTCCGGCAAGGCGTACATCGAGAAGAACGGCTACCAGGGGCCCTCGACGTGCGAATCACAGGGGTGCCATCCCGGTACCGCGAAGAAGTTCCTCGGCACCGTCCACTGGAAACACGCCTCCCCGGTGACCAACGTCGAAAACGTGGATCCGGGGAAAGAGTACGGGATGAAGAACCGGATCTACACGATGTGCAACGGCAACGACACCGTGAACAACCTGAAAGAGATCCCCCCGAATCCCAAGACCGGGAAGACCAAGTTCACGGGTTGCAACACCTGCCACCCCGGGGACCACATCAGCGATGTCGGGAGCACGGGGAAAGAGGCGGAGGCGGCCGTCGACTGCCTGTTATGCCACTCCTCCGCGTACGATTACCGGCAACGCAAGCCGTTCAAGGACGAGAAGGGCCGGGTGGTCATGGGCCAGGACCGGAGCGTGAAGGCGGCGATGGCGGTGGGGAAGCCGGGGATCAAGAACTGCATGGTGTGCCACGAGGCCGCCGGCGGCGGCGTTCTGATCAAGCGTGGATTCTCCTTCACCCGGGAGACCGACGTCCACGCAGGGAAGGGGATGGTCTGCGTCGACTGCCACGGTGCGAAGGACCACAAGATCCCGACGGGGTTCGACCCGAACAACTGGGCGAACGACGGCGTGCGGGTCGCCTGCGCCGACTGCCACGGCGAGAAACCGCACGCGGACGAGGACACCAACCGGCACGTCGCACGGATCGCATGCCAGACGTGCCACATCCCCCGGACGGGCGGCGCGCTGGCGAAGGACTTCACGAAGTGGACCCAGGGGGAAGACGGGTTCTTCGAACCCACCACGCTCCGCATGGAGGCGAACGAGACGACGCCGGTGTACGCCTGGTACGGCAAGACGGTGAGGAACGAGCCCCATTTCATCGGCCCGAAGGGGAGCCGAGGGGATTCGGGGAGCAGAATCTACCCCTTCAAGATCTTCGAGGGGAAGGCCTATTACGACAGTA is part of the Deltaproteobacteria bacterium CG2_30_66_27 genome and harbors:
- a CDS encoding cytochrome C: MKRYLIVLSLLVVAGTAAQAKEHSGKAYIEKNGYQGPSTCESQGCHPGTAKKFLGTVHWKHASPVTNVENVDPGKEYGMKNRIYTMCNGNDTVNNLKEIPPNPKTGKTKFTGCNTCHPGDHISDVGSTGKEAEAAVDCLLCHSSAYDYRQRKPFKDEKGRVVMGQDRSVKAAMAVGKPGIKNCMVCHEAAGGGVLIKRGFSFTRETDVHAGKGMVCVDCHGAKDHKIPTGFDPNNWANDGVRVACADCHGEKPHADEDTNRHVARIACQTCHIPRTGGALAKDFTKWTQGEDGFFEPTTLRMEANETTPVYAWYGKTVRNEPHFIGPKGSRGDSGSRIYPFKIFEGKAYYDSKTGMLLSMDFAPPMATGDTLAGVASAAKTLGIKEYDPVPGWQTVYFGSSHLVTKGKALSCANCHVPNGALNFKSLGYTDEEIRKLTSAGLYFDKMADKQKENW